One genomic region from Sphingobacterium sp. UGAL515B_05 encodes:
- a CDS encoding ABC transporter ATPase — translation MKRIWIYQADRLLTATEGQEIVTDLEAFAEQWKVHGKPLSASAELRDNLFIILKVDEEVAAASGCSIDSSVRFLKGLESKYGIQLFDRMQFAYKADQGIGVVNRDGFEQLLADGTINDNTLVFDNTITHEHQMEDAWVIPFHKSWHKRLFR, via the coding sequence ATGAAGCGTATCTGGATTTATCAGGCAGATCGCCTGTTAACGGCGACAGAGGGGCAGGAGATTGTTACTGACCTGGAAGCTTTTGCCGAACAGTGGAAAGTACATGGAAAACCACTTTCGGCTTCCGCAGAATTGCGGGATAATCTTTTTATTATTCTTAAAGTGGACGAGGAAGTCGCCGCTGCATCGGGTTGTTCTATTGATAGTTCGGTTCGATTTTTAAAAGGACTTGAATCCAAGTACGGTATTCAACTATTTGATCGCATGCAATTTGCTTATAAAGCGGATCAGGGCATAGGCGTGGTTAACCGTGACGGATTTGAGCAGCTGCTGGCAGACGGTACCATCAACGATAATACCTTAGTATTTGATAATACCATTACCCATGAGCATCAAATGGAAGACGCTTGGGTAATACCCTTCCATAAAAGCTGGCATAAACGACTTTTTAGGTAA
- a CDS encoding tRNA1(Val) (adenine(37)-N6)-methyltransferase has translation MASIFRFKQFEVDQSDCAMKINTDGVLLASLLEVEVVDRVLDVGTGTGVIALMLAQRLVDSRVEAVEIDPLAAAMADRNFRNSIFQERLVLHASSFQQMDVQGHYDLIVSNPPFYTDSLHNPDERKKLARHTDLDFFAELLDFAALRLSDRGKLVLIVPTALAETLTKISAERGLYCSNEVQISSFEGESAIRKIVTFERLRVERLAQRTFVIYAAKGIYSEAYRNALAPYFLAF, from the coding sequence ATGGCGTCGATATTTCGGTTTAAACAGTTTGAGGTTGATCAGTCTGACTGTGCAATGAAAATTAACACAGATGGCGTACTGCTGGCTTCCTTGCTGGAAGTAGAAGTTGTGGATCGTGTACTGGACGTAGGTACAGGTACGGGAGTCATTGCATTGATGTTGGCTCAACGGCTCGTAGACAGCAGGGTAGAGGCTGTCGAAATTGACCCTTTGGCTGCTGCGATGGCTGACAGAAACTTCCGTAATTCCATTTTCCAGGAACGTTTAGTGCTGCATGCTTCCTCCTTTCAACAAATGGATGTACAAGGGCATTACGATCTGATCGTATCAAATCCACCTTTTTATACAGATTCCTTACATAATCCGGATGAACGCAAAAAGCTGGCGCGTCATACCGATCTGGATTTTTTTGCTGAACTGCTTGATTTCGCCGCTTTACGCTTATCGGATCGGGGAAAATTAGTGCTGATCGTTCCAACAGCATTAGCGGAAACGTTGACTAAAATTTCAGCGGAAAGGGGATTATATTGTTCCAATGAAGTGCAAATAAGCTCTTTTGAAGGGGAATCGGCCATTCGGAAAATCGTTACCTTTGAACGCTTACGTGTCGAACGGCTCGCTCAACGTACGTTTGTTATTTATGCCGCCAAGGGTATTTATTCAGAAGCTTATCGAAATGCCTTGGCACCTTATTTTTTAGCTTTTTAA
- the mtgA gene encoding monofunctional biosynthetic peptidoglycan transglycosylase, which translates to MAIKRSGKQNTSSKQQNTFKKKSFTPLKSIKSPILRIVTRVVLYFIGISLFWVISLRFINPPITWLMIQRGFELKEQGKGFKLEKNWLDYDELSDNLKLAAIAGEDAHFMTHWGFDMQGIQNAIKKNAQGKKLRGGSTISQQVAKNVFLWPGRSWLRKGFETYFTILIETFWSKKRILEVYLNVIEMGQGVYGADAAASYYFSKTGSNLSKKQAALIIAILPNPREWDARNPSAYVNRRANAIAKYMHHYTIPE; encoded by the coding sequence ATGGCCATCAAAAGATCTGGTAAACAAAATACGTCCAGCAAACAACAAAATACCTTCAAAAAAAAATCCTTCACCCCATTGAAGTCCATAAAATCCCCTATCCTGCGCATTGTGACACGGGTAGTCCTTTATTTTATTGGTATTTCACTCTTTTGGGTCATTAGCCTGCGGTTTATTAACCCTCCCATCACTTGGTTGATGATTCAACGTGGGTTTGAGCTAAAAGAACAGGGCAAGGGATTTAAACTGGAAAAAAACTGGCTGGATTACGATGAACTTTCGGACAACCTAAAGTTAGCAGCCATTGCAGGAGAAGATGCTCACTTTATGACACACTGGGGATTCGACATGCAAGGCATTCAGAATGCCATTAAAAAAAATGCACAGGGAAAGAAATTACGCGGCGGAAGTACTATCAGTCAGCAGGTCGCCAAAAATGTCTTTCTATGGCCGGGGCGCTCCTGGTTAAGAAAAGGCTTCGAGACCTACTTTACTATTCTTATCGAAACATTCTGGAGCAAGAAACGCATCCTTGAAGTTTATCTCAATGTGATTGAAATGGGACAGGGAGTTTATGGTGCTGATGCGGCAGCTTCCTATTATTTTAGCAAAACAGGCAGCAATCTTTCCAAAAAACAAGCCGCATTGATTATAGCCATATTACCTAACCCCAGAGAATGGGATGCACGTAACCCATCTGCTTATGTCAATAGACGCGCAAATGCGATAGCAAAATATATGCATCATTACACTATTCCTGAATAA
- a CDS encoding DUF420 domain-containing protein, whose amino-acid sequence MEESLNKEKKYSKWIWVLSIAIPIVVAILFTVNLQKLGYDVKPLTFLPPIYAAINGITAILLFWAVAAIKKGNKPLHERLIKMCIACSLAFLAMYVAYHMTSIETKYGGEGILRPIYFFILITHILLSIIIIPFVLFTFVRGISGSYERHKKLARITYPMWLYVAVTGVIVYLMISPYYIG is encoded by the coding sequence ATGGAAGAGAGTCTTAACAAGGAGAAAAAGTATAGTAAATGGATTTGGGTGCTATCTATTGCTATCCCGATAGTGGTTGCTATCCTTTTCACAGTGAATTTACAAAAGCTGGGGTATGATGTAAAGCCGCTAACATTTTTGCCTCCCATCTACGCGGCTATCAATGGGATTACGGCTATACTGCTTTTTTGGGCAGTGGCTGCGATAAAAAAGGGCAATAAGCCTTTGCACGAGCGTTTGATCAAAATGTGTATTGCTTGCTCCTTAGCTTTTCTGGCGATGTATGTCGCTTATCACATGACTTCAATCGAAACAAAATATGGTGGCGAGGGAATTTTGAGACCGATCTATTTCTTTATCCTGATCACGCATATTTTGCTTTCCATTATCATTATCCCTTTCGTACTCTTTACATTTGTTAGAGGCATATCGGGTTCTTATGAGCGTCATAAAAAGCTTGCCCGTATTACTTATCCAATGTGGCTTTATGTAGCTGTTACTGGCGTGATCGTTTATTTGATGATCTCTCCGTATTATATTGGTTAG
- a CDS encoding cupin domain-containing protein — MQTASIFQNVTFQDKKPKMDLLLETNGSKEYRLAFAEGQYLKEHKTAASIIVEIVEGNIDFGVNGSKISLTKGMLVTLEPNVPHDLFAITQSIVRLSIHKKD; from the coding sequence ATGCAGACAGCATCTATTTTTCAAAACGTCACATTTCAGGACAAAAAACCCAAAATGGACCTCCTGCTAGAAACAAATGGCAGCAAAGAATATCGCTTGGCTTTTGCAGAAGGGCAATATCTAAAGGAGCATAAAACAGCTGCATCAATTATTGTAGAAATTGTCGAAGGCAATATTGATTTTGGCGTTAACGGAAGCAAAATCAGTCTAACAAAAGGCATGTTAGTAACATTAGAGCCGAATGTACCGCACGATCTCTTTGCCATTACCCAAAGTATCGTCCGGCTGTCTATTCATAAAAAAGACTAA
- a CDS encoding MerR family transcriptional regulator — MPYKEREINKLYYTMGEVTEMFDVNASQIRFYEREFDILQPKKNKKGNRLFTQEDIANLKIIFNLVKDKGYTLQGARDYLRDNKSEAKENQRVVDSLERLKNFLLEVRDSL; from the coding sequence ATGCCGTACAAAGAGCGTGAAATAAATAAATTGTATTATACAATGGGAGAAGTTACAGAAATGTTTGATGTAAATGCGTCCCAAATACGTTTTTATGAGCGTGAATTTGACATTCTACAACCTAAGAAAAACAAAAAAGGCAATCGCTTATTTACGCAAGAAGATATTGCCAATTTAAAGATCATCTTCAATTTGGTTAAAGATAAAGGTTATACACTACAGGGTGCACGTGATTACCTGCGTGACAACAAATCTGAGGCAAAAGAAAATCAACGTGTTGTAGATTCATTGGAGCGGTTGAAGAACTTTCTGCTTGAAGTTCGTGATTCACTATAG
- the mutS gene encoding DNA mismatch repair protein MutS — translation MAKEKKVTPLMQQYNAIKIKYPGALLLFRVGDFYETFGEDAIKAAQILGIVLTKRGNGSESETALAGFPHHSLETYLPKLVRAGQRVAICDQLEDPKTTKTIVKRGVTELVTPGVSYSDNIVQQKSNNYLASIFIEKERIGISFLDISTGEFLVAQGSVAYIDKLLQGFKPREIILSKKQSKDFIEQFGSHYYTYFLDEWPYTGDYATETLLKHFEVSSMKGFGVDRMTVGVVAAGVALHYLNETEHRNLQHISTLSRIEEDRFMWLDRFTIRNLELIGSLNENAVTLSDVLDHTSSPMGARLLKRWIVMPLKDRKSIQERLNVVDFFFTNRDLRDELIVQIKQVGDLERLISKIGLQKANPREIVQLKRALYAIEKLKELTDRKDADALRTISDQLDACAVIREKIEEQVQAEPPVAINKGSVIAEGVDPELDRLRKIAFGGKDYLLEIQKREAELTGIPSLKIAFNNVFGYYLEVTNTHKDKVPTTWIRKQTLVNAERYVTEELKEYEEQILGAEEKIQALENRLYAELLVAIAEYIKPIQLNAQLIAKLDVLLNFAVVAEKNYYVKPEVSESKILDIKGGRHPVIERNLPIGEDYITNDTFLDPKTQQIIIITGPNMAGKSALLRQTGLIVLMAQIGCFVPAKEAKIGLVDKIFTRVGASDNLSSGESTFMVEMNETASIMNNLSDRSLILLDEIGRGTSTYDGISIAWAIAEFLHNHPAAKAKTLFATHYHELNELTTSLDRIKNYNVTVKEVNNKVIFLRKLVPGGSEHSFGIHVAKLAGMPQKLLNRANQILKRLEQERTGGEQIKDSMRKIQKQAYQLQMFSIDDPVLNKIRDMLNNLDVNSLTPVEALMKLDEIQRLLKN, via the coding sequence TTGGCAAAAGAAAAGAAAGTAACCCCATTGATGCAACAGTACAATGCGATCAAGATTAAGTATCCTGGAGCGTTGTTGTTGTTCCGTGTTGGCGATTTTTACGAGACCTTTGGTGAGGATGCGATCAAAGCTGCCCAGATTTTGGGCATCGTTTTGACAAAGCGTGGCAATGGCTCGGAATCGGAGACTGCATTGGCTGGTTTTCCCCATCATTCCTTGGAAACCTATCTTCCGAAACTGGTGCGTGCTGGCCAACGGGTGGCGATCTGTGATCAGTTGGAGGACCCGAAGACGACAAAAACAATCGTTAAGCGCGGTGTGACCGAGCTGGTGACCCCTGGAGTCTCCTACAGTGACAATATTGTTCAACAGAAATCGAATAATTATTTAGCATCAATTTTTATCGAAAAGGAGCGGATCGGTATTTCTTTCCTCGATATTTCAACAGGCGAATTTCTGGTTGCTCAAGGTAGTGTGGCCTATATTGATAAATTGCTTCAAGGCTTTAAACCGAGAGAAATTATTCTTTCCAAAAAACAGAGTAAGGATTTTATCGAACAATTCGGATCACATTATTATACCTATTTTCTTGACGAATGGCCTTATACGGGAGACTATGCTACTGAAACGTTATTAAAGCATTTTGAAGTCTCGTCGATGAAAGGATTTGGCGTGGATCGCATGACCGTAGGGGTTGTTGCTGCTGGTGTAGCATTGCATTACCTCAATGAAACCGAGCATCGTAACCTGCAGCACATTTCTACGCTTTCCCGTATTGAAGAGGACCGTTTTATGTGGCTGGATCGTTTTACGATTCGCAATTTGGAATTAATCGGGTCGTTGAATGAAAATGCGGTTACGCTATCCGATGTACTGGATCATACATCCAGTCCAATGGGAGCGCGTCTGCTCAAGCGCTGGATCGTGATGCCGCTCAAAGACAGAAAGAGTATTCAGGAGCGATTGAATGTGGTCGATTTCTTTTTCACTAACCGTGACTTACGGGATGAACTGATTGTTCAGATCAAACAGGTGGGCGATCTGGAACGTTTAATTTCCAAGATCGGACTGCAAAAAGCAAATCCGCGGGAAATTGTGCAATTGAAGCGCGCATTATATGCTATTGAGAAATTGAAGGAACTTACAGATCGTAAAGATGCTGATGCTCTTCGGACAATCTCAGATCAGTTAGATGCTTGTGCTGTTATACGTGAAAAAATAGAGGAACAGGTTCAGGCGGAACCTCCTGTCGCAATCAATAAAGGGAGTGTAATCGCGGAAGGGGTGGACCCTGAATTGGATCGATTGCGCAAGATCGCTTTTGGTGGCAAAGATTATCTGCTTGAGATCCAAAAAAGGGAAGCGGAACTCACAGGGATTCCTTCTTTAAAAATAGCGTTCAATAATGTTTTCGGTTATTATCTGGAGGTCACTAATACACACAAAGATAAGGTTCCGACGACGTGGATCCGTAAACAGACACTGGTGAATGCAGAACGTTACGTTACGGAGGAACTTAAAGAATATGAAGAACAGATTCTCGGTGCTGAGGAGAAGATCCAAGCGCTTGAGAATAGATTATATGCTGAGCTATTGGTTGCCATTGCAGAATACATTAAACCTATTCAGCTCAACGCCCAGCTCATAGCTAAGTTGGATGTACTGCTTAACTTTGCTGTTGTAGCGGAGAAAAACTATTATGTAAAACCCGAAGTCAGCGAGAGCAAGATTTTGGATATTAAAGGTGGAAGACACCCTGTCATTGAAAGAAACCTGCCAATAGGTGAGGATTATATTACCAATGATACTTTTTTAGATCCGAAAACACAGCAGATTATTATTATTACGGGCCCTAACATGGCGGGTAAATCGGCGTTGCTCCGTCAGACTGGATTGATCGTGCTAATGGCGCAAATTGGTTGCTTCGTTCCAGCAAAAGAGGCTAAGATTGGCCTGGTTGACAAAATTTTCACCCGTGTAGGTGCTTCGGACAATCTTTCTTCAGGTGAATCTACGTTTATGGTGGAGATGAATGAAACCGCGAGCATCATGAATAATCTATCGGACCGCAGTCTTATTCTTTTGGATGAAATCGGTCGTGGTACAAGCACTTATGACGGTATTTCTATTGCTTGGGCTATTGCCGAGTTTTTACATAATCATCCTGCTGCTAAGGCAAAAACCTTGTTTGCCACGCATTACCATGAATTAAACGAGCTGACTACTTCGCTGGATCGTATAAAAAACTATAATGTAACGGTGAAGGAGGTTAATAACAAAGTTATTTTCTTGCGTAAACTTGTTCCAGGAGGATCAGAGCATAGTTTCGGAATCCATGTGGCAAAGCTCGCTGGAATGCCGCAAAAGTTGCTTAATCGGGCTAACCAAATCTTGAAAAGGCTGGAGCAGGAGCGCACAGGTGGTGAGCAGATTAAAGATAGCATGCGCAAAATCCAAAAACAGGCCTACCAATTGCAGATGTTTTCTATTGATGATCCTGTCTTGAATAAGATCAGGGATATGCTGAATAATCTGGATGTTAATTCGCTTACTCCGGTTGAAGCATTAATGAAATTGGATGAGATACAACGCCTTTTAAAGAATTAA
- a CDS encoding SCO family protein: MDNNTGQKKGIKTILILAVILLLPGFLYFILNKSGSNSYASLPIFGKKEVPGTTHRKWGRDIPDTIYHTVPPVDFVNFDGKKVHLLDNDTTLSVVHLMYSRDASLSRTMIKRLDQIANRFIQNKKVRLYSITVDTAYDTPEVLTKYAKVYKPWTKSWFFVTDPSVDIFKFAKESLLQDALVNNEGSKPFIIGSNYLLLDTKGRIRGIYDINVKTDVDRLEDEIKLLLVEEVRNHPATIEQKR; encoded by the coding sequence ATGGATAATAATACTGGACAAAAGAAAGGTATTAAAACTATATTGATCCTGGCAGTAATTCTTTTATTGCCAGGATTTTTATATTTTATACTAAATAAAAGTGGCTCGAATAGCTACGCTTCTTTGCCAATTTTTGGGAAGAAAGAGGTTCCGGGAACTACCCATCGTAAATGGGGACGTGATATTCCAGATACCATCTATCATACTGTACCCCCAGTTGATTTTGTGAATTTTGATGGCAAGAAAGTGCATCTATTGGATAATGATACAACACTTTCTGTCGTCCATCTGATGTACTCTAGAGATGCTTCATTATCGCGGACGATGATTAAGCGTTTGGATCAAATCGCTAATCGATTTATTCAGAATAAGAAGGTCCGCTTATATTCAATTACAGTTGATACAGCATACGATACGCCAGAAGTGTTAACCAAATACGCAAAAGTTTACAAACCTTGGACCAAATCTTGGTTTTTTGTGACAGATCCTTCTGTTGATATCTTTAAATTTGCCAAGGAAAGTTTGCTGCAGGATGCACTTGTCAATAACGAAGGCAGCAAACCATTTATTATTGGTTCTAATTATCTTTTACTTGATACAAAAGGACGTATAAGAGGTATTTATGACATTAATGTCAAAACGGATGTTGACCGCCTTGAGGATGAAATCAAATTATTATTGGTCGAGGAAGTCCGAAACCATCCAGCTACAATAGAACAAAAGAGATAA
- a CDS encoding cytochrome C oxidase subunit IV family protein, producing the protein MSQYQDNIAHGEHAHEGGMDKKAIWRVFGVLLALTCLEFLIALGFVHHWQILAKGALVNTIYIVLTLVKAYYIVAFFMHLKFEKSSFIVTVAIVFIFIIYFIVLMLVEGGHLASAFQEHQLFPNK; encoded by the coding sequence ATGTCACAATATCAAGATAATATCGCTCATGGCGAGCACGCTCACGAAGGTGGAATGGATAAGAAAGCCATCTGGAGAGTATTTGGTGTACTTTTGGCCCTTACTTGTCTAGAGTTTTTAATTGCATTGGGCTTTGTACACCACTGGCAAATTTTAGCTAAAGGTGCGTTAGTAAATACTATTTATATCGTGCTTACTTTAGTTAAAGCTTATTATATCGTTGCATTCTTTATGCACTTGAAATTCGAAAAGTCAAGTTTCATTGTTACCGTTGCAATTGTGTTTATTTTTATTATTTATTTTATTGTTTTGATGCTTGTTGAAGGAGGGCACTTGGCATCTGCTTTTCAAGAACATCAATTGTTTCCAAATAAATAG
- a CDS encoding metallophosphoesterase family protein: MTKIGLLSDTHSFLDEAVFTHFAACDEIWHVGDFGDPDVADRLAAFKPLRGVYGNIDGQEIRLQFPEDLRFRCEEVDVFMTHIGGYPGKYAARIKGELMKNPPKLFITGHSHILKVIFDPKIHCLHLNPGAAGKQGWHKVRTLMRFEINKDKIENLEVIELKDR, translated from the coding sequence ATGACAAAGATCGGATTACTCTCAGATACACATTCTTTTTTAGATGAAGCTGTATTTACTCATTTTGCAGCCTGCGACGAGATATGGCATGTGGGCGATTTTGGTGATCCTGATGTTGCGGATCGGTTAGCAGCTTTTAAACCACTTCGCGGAGTATACGGAAACATTGATGGTCAAGAAATTCGTTTACAATTTCCAGAAGATTTGAGGTTTAGGTGTGAGGAAGTGGACGTCTTTATGACACATATTGGTGGTTATCCAGGGAAATATGCCGCACGCATAAAAGGGGAATTGATGAAAAATCCACCTAAATTATTTATCACTGGACATTCACATATCCTAAAGGTTATCTTCGACCCCAAGATCCATTGTCTCCATCTCAACCCTGGGGCAGCAGGTAAGCAGGGCTGGCACAAAGTAAGGACATTAATGCGGTTTGAGATCAATAAAGATAAAATTGAGAACCTGGAGGTTATTGAACTCAAAGATCGTTAA